In Thauera aromatica K172, one DNA window encodes the following:
- a CDS encoding NAD(P)(+) transhydrogenase (Re/Si-specific) subunit beta, whose protein sequence is MTSNWFVSMAYFIVAVVFIVGLKAMASPVTARRGIVWAGFAMVGATVVTFFMPGLHNIGLMVLAIVLGGGVAWYSGKVVKMTDMPQMVAIYNGMGGGAAAGIAAIELVRGVPHDGVTSTLLALGAIIGAVAFSGSCVAFAKLQGLMTKAIRLPQQNNVNFFLTLATFGVGLTVAYSSAPGGFEIFLFFALALALGAVLVMPIGGADMPVVISLLNAFTGLAVGFKGFVIGNPALIVAGIVVGASGMLLTQLMAKAMNRPIKNIIFAPLTGAAAEGGEAVEGTMRELSAMDAAALMRYGQKVIIVPGYGMAVAGAQHKVWEMAQLLEEGGVEVAFAIHPVAGRMPGHMNVLLAEAGVPYDKIFDLEEINADFAQADVALVIGANDVVNPVARTDKSSPIYGMPILNADLAQNVIVVKRGKGAGYSGIENALFYKDNCRMLYGSAQEAIGEVIQHVKALEV, encoded by the coding sequence ATGACGTCGAACTGGTTCGTGAGCATGGCGTATTTCATCGTCGCGGTGGTGTTCATCGTCGGCCTGAAGGCGATGGCCTCGCCGGTGACCGCGCGCCGCGGCATCGTGTGGGCCGGCTTTGCGATGGTCGGGGCGACGGTGGTGACCTTTTTCATGCCGGGGCTGCACAACATCGGCCTGATGGTGCTGGCGATCGTGCTCGGCGGCGGTGTCGCCTGGTACAGCGGCAAGGTGGTCAAGATGACCGACATGCCGCAGATGGTCGCCATCTACAACGGCATGGGCGGCGGCGCCGCGGCGGGGATCGCGGCGATCGAGCTGGTGCGCGGCGTGCCCCACGACGGCGTCACGTCGACGCTGCTGGCGCTGGGCGCGATCATCGGCGCGGTGGCCTTCTCCGGCTCGTGCGTGGCGTTCGCCAAGCTGCAGGGCTTGATGACGAAGGCGATCCGTCTGCCGCAGCAGAACAACGTCAACTTCTTCCTGACCCTGGCGACGTTCGGTGTCGGCCTGACGGTGGCCTATTCGAGCGCCCCGGGCGGCTTCGAGATCTTCCTCTTCTTCGCCCTCGCGCTGGCGCTGGGGGCGGTGCTGGTGATGCCGATCGGCGGCGCCGACATGCCGGTGGTGATCTCGTTACTGAACGCGTTCACCGGCCTGGCGGTGGGCTTCAAGGGCTTCGTCATCGGCAACCCGGCGCTGATCGTGGCCGGCATCGTGGTCGGTGCCTCGGGCATGCTGCTCACCCAGCTGATGGCGAAAGCGATGAACCGGCCGATCAAGAACATCATCTTCGCTCCGCTCACCGGCGCCGCGGCCGAAGGCGGCGAGGCGGTCGAAGGGACGATGCGCGAGCTCTCGGCGATGGATGCGGCGGCGCTGATGCGCTACGGCCAGAAGGTGATCATCGTCCCCGGCTACGGCATGGCGGTGGCCGGTGCCCAGCACAAGGTGTGGGAAATGGCGCAGCTGCTGGAGGAGGGCGGGGTCGAGGTGGCGTTCGCGATCCATCCTGTCGCCGGCCGCATGCCCGGCCACATGAACGTGCTGCTCGCCGAAGCCGGTGTGCCCTACGACAAGATCTTCGATCTGGAGGAGATCAACGCCGACTTCGCCCAGGCCGACGTGGCCCTGGTGATCGGCGCCAACGACGTCGTGAACCCGGTCGCGCGCACCGACAAGTCGAGCCCGATCTACGGCATGCCGATCCTCAACGCCGACCTCGCGCAGAACGTCATCGTGGTCAAGCGCGGCAAGGGCGCGGGCTACTCGGGGATTGAGAACGCGCTGTTCTACAAGGACAACTGCCGCATGCTGTACGGCAGCGCGCAGGAGGCGATCGGGGAAGTCATCCAGCACGTCAAGGCGCTGGAAGTCTGA
- a CDS encoding PP2C family protein-serine/threonine phosphatase yields the protein MPFSAETCVALHRGDREEQQDRVGLFPHPKRSGTLLAVLADGMGGHSGGAMAAEQVLIRARQNFEAYAPLYETPDSLLASVIDEAHLVIKLTRFTSEQDPHSTAVVFLLQQGKAYWAHCGDSRLYHFRGPSLVSRSADHSLVGELQRKGRLDAADALWHPRRNVLLSCLGSERAPRIEYGREEAPLAGDVFLLCSDGVWAYFDDAELGATLHELPPRAAAERLIGQARERARGSGDNLSLAIIKLVPPSSPAPASPGKN from the coding sequence ATGCCTTTCAGTGCTGAAACCTGCGTCGCCCTGCACCGTGGCGACCGCGAGGAACAACAGGACCGGGTCGGCCTTTTCCCCCATCCGAAGCGCTCGGGCACGCTGCTGGCCGTGCTCGCCGACGGGATGGGCGGCCATAGCGGCGGGGCGATGGCCGCCGAGCAGGTGCTGATCCGTGCCCGGCAGAATTTCGAAGCCTACGCTCCGCTGTACGAGACCCCCGACAGCCTTCTTGCCAGTGTCATCGACGAGGCCCACCTGGTGATCAAGCTGACCCGCTTCACCAGCGAGCAGGACCCGCACAGCACCGCGGTGGTGTTCCTGCTGCAGCAGGGCAAGGCCTACTGGGCGCATTGCGGCGATTCGCGCCTGTACCACTTCCGCGGCCCGTCCCTGGTGTCGCGCAGCGCCGACCATTCGCTGGTCGGCGAGCTGCAGCGCAAGGGGCGACTGGACGCCGCCGATGCGCTCTGGCATCCGCGGCGCAACGTGCTGCTGTCCTGCCTGGGCAGCGAGCGGGCGCCACGGATCGAGTATGGCCGCGAAGAAGCGCCGCTCGCGGGGGATGTGTTCCTGCTGTGTTCGGACGGGGTGTGGGCCTACTTCGACGACGCCGAGCTTGGCGCCACCCTGCACGAGCTGCCCCCCCGCGCCGCCGCCGAGCGCCTGATCGGCCAGGCCCGCGAGCGCGCGCGCGGGAGCGGCGACAACCTCTCGCTGGCGATCATCAAGCTCGTCCCGCCGTCCTCTCCTGCCCCGGCGTCGCCCGGCAAGAACTGA
- a CDS encoding DEAD/DEAH box helicase, which yields MSFADLGLIPELLQAVADAGYTEPTPIQRQAIPTVIAGHDVMGGAQTGTGKTAGFTLPLLHRIARHASTSTSPARHQTRALILAPTRELAMQVYESVKTYSKHLPLRSVCVYGGVDIKPQQMELRRGIEVVIATPGRLLDHIEQKSINLSQVEVLVLDEADRMLDMGFIPDIKRILALLPAQRQSLLFSATFSDEIKRLADQMLKDPQLIEVARRNMVSETITHVVHPVSSGMKRNLLAHLLRHKPDTQALVFVDTKIVCGRLAHFLERSGISADAIHGDKSQQQRTETLEAFKSGKLRVLVATDVAARGLDIDELPFVINFELPHTAEDYVHRIGRTGRAGHQGNAISLVSSEEKHWLAEIQKLIKFEIPQEVVPGFDPEPEFFEAGSRSQRSRRPPAEHEAGERPRAARGGSRERESGTRENTRATPRRNRSTIAADGFDFSKPYQPANPAVAVETTPGTIAPNPPEPLRRGQRPIAVLLGGLGRK from the coding sequence ATGAGCTTCGCCGATCTCGGCCTCATTCCCGAACTACTGCAAGCCGTCGCCGACGCCGGCTACACCGAGCCGACGCCGATCCAGCGCCAGGCCATTCCCACCGTCATCGCCGGCCACGACGTCATGGGCGGGGCGCAGACCGGCACCGGCAAGACCGCCGGTTTCACCCTGCCGCTGCTGCACCGCATCGCCCGCCACGCCAGCACCAGCACCTCGCCGGCGCGCCACCAGACGCGCGCGCTGATCCTCGCGCCCACGCGCGAGCTGGCGATGCAGGTGTACGAGTCGGTCAAGACCTACAGCAAGCACCTGCCGCTGCGCTCGGTGTGCGTCTATGGCGGGGTCGACATCAAGCCCCAGCAAATGGAGTTGCGCCGCGGCATCGAAGTCGTGATCGCCACTCCGGGGCGCCTGCTCGATCACATCGAACAGAAGTCGATCAACCTCTCCCAGGTCGAAGTGCTGGTGCTCGACGAAGCCGACCGCATGCTCGACATGGGCTTCATTCCCGACATCAAGCGCATCCTCGCGCTGCTGCCGGCCCAGCGCCAAAGCCTGCTGTTCTCGGCGACCTTCTCGGACGAGATCAAGCGCCTCGCCGACCAGATGCTGAAAGACCCGCAGCTGATCGAGGTCGCGCGCCGCAACATGGTGTCGGAGACGATCACCCACGTCGTGCACCCGGTGTCCTCGGGCATGAAGCGCAACCTGCTCGCCCATCTGCTGCGGCACAAGCCCGACACCCAGGCGCTGGTCTTCGTCGATACCAAGATCGTCTGCGGACGCCTGGCCCACTTCCTCGAGCGCAGCGGCATCTCGGCCGACGCCATCCACGGCGACAAGAGCCAGCAGCAACGCACCGAAACGCTGGAGGCGTTCAAAAGCGGCAAGCTGCGCGTGCTGGTCGCCACCGACGTCGCCGCGCGCGGCCTCGACATCGACGAGCTGCCCTTCGTGATCAACTTCGAGCTGCCGCACACCGCCGAAGACTACGTACACCGCATCGGCCGCACCGGCCGCGCCGGCCACCAGGGCAATGCGATCTCGCTCGTCAGCTCGGAGGAAAAGCACTGGCTGGCCGAAATCCAGAAGCTGATCAAGTTCGAGATCCCGCAGGAGGTCGTGCCCGGCTTCGACCCGGAGCCCGAATTCTTCGAGGCCGGCAGCCGCAGCCAGCGCTCGCGCCGCCCGCCGGCAGAGCACGAAGCCGGCGAACGCCCGCGTGCCGCACGCGGCGGCTCCCGCGAGCGGGAAAGCGGCACGCGCGAGAACACCCGCGCCACCCCGCGCCGCAACCGTTCGACGATCGCCGCCGACGGCTTCGACTTCAGCAAACCCTACCAGCCCGCCAACCCCGCCGTTGCCGTGGAAACCACGCCCGGCACGATTGCACCGAACCCACCGGAGCCGCTGCGCCGCGGCCAGCGCCCAATCGCCGTCCTGCTCGGCGGCCTCGGACGCAAGTAA
- a CDS encoding NAD(P) transhydrogenase subunit alpha, producing MDGFTALYIFMLAAFTGYEVISRVPVILHTPLMSGSNFVHGVVLIGAMVALGHADPEDPVQLAIGFVAVFLGAANAAGGYIVTERMLGMFKAGGRKQGGAQ from the coding sequence ATGGATGGCTTCACCGCACTGTACATTTTCATGCTGGCCGCATTCACCGGGTACGAGGTGATTTCGCGCGTGCCGGTGATCCTGCATACGCCGCTGATGTCGGGCTCGAACTTCGTGCACGGCGTGGTCCTGATCGGGGCGATGGTCGCGCTCGGCCATGCCGATCCGGAGGACCCGGTGCAACTGGCGATCGGTTTCGTCGCCGTATTCCTGGGCGCGGCCAACGCCGCCGGCGGTTACATCGTCACTGAACGGATGCTGGGCATGTTCAAGGCCGGCGGCCGCAAGCAAGGAGGCGCGCAATGA
- a CDS encoding NAD(P) transhydrogenase subunit alpha produces the protein MPLVIGVLVETHPGERRLSVVPDVVKKYQGLGAWVVMQKGAGLPAHFRDADFAEVTLVDRADEVCAEADVVFCVQPPAPATLAALKPGSVLLGLLQPWASAERARQLAERGVTAFALELLPRISRAQSMDVLSSQGAVAGYECALIAADHSPKFFPMLTYAAGTIRPAKVLVIGAGVAGLQAIATARRIGAMVEAYDVRPETREQVESLGAKFVDTGVAAAGSGGYARELTDEEKAKQAERLSRAVAQCDALITTAALPGRPAPRIIGADMIARMKPGAVVVDMAADSGGNVEGTVAGDKVWINDVLVIGPTNIPSRMPVHASEMLAKNLFNFISPFIRDGALALDWEDEVISGSCLTHAGEIRHPGVKQALGL, from the coding sequence ATGCCCCTGGTCATCGGAGTGCTAGTGGAAACCCACCCCGGCGAGCGACGCCTGTCCGTCGTGCCGGATGTGGTCAAGAAGTATCAGGGCCTTGGCGCCTGGGTGGTGATGCAGAAGGGAGCGGGCCTGCCTGCGCACTTCCGCGATGCCGATTTTGCCGAGGTGACTCTGGTCGACCGCGCCGACGAGGTCTGCGCCGAGGCCGACGTGGTGTTCTGCGTGCAGCCGCCAGCGCCCGCCACGCTCGCCGCGCTCAAGCCGGGCAGCGTGCTGCTCGGCCTGCTGCAGCCCTGGGCGAGCGCCGAGCGCGCACGCCAGCTCGCCGAACGCGGGGTCACCGCGTTCGCGCTCGAACTGCTGCCGCGCATTTCGCGGGCGCAGAGCATGGACGTACTCTCCAGCCAGGGCGCGGTGGCGGGCTATGAATGCGCGCTGATCGCCGCCGACCACAGCCCGAAGTTCTTCCCGATGCTGACCTATGCCGCAGGCACCATCCGTCCGGCCAAGGTGCTGGTGATCGGCGCCGGCGTCGCCGGCCTGCAAGCGATCGCCACCGCGCGCCGGATCGGGGCGATGGTCGAGGCCTACGACGTGCGTCCGGAAACGCGCGAGCAGGTCGAATCGCTCGGCGCCAAGTTCGTCGACACCGGAGTGGCGGCCGCGGGCAGCGGCGGCTATGCACGGGAATTGACCGACGAGGAGAAGGCGAAGCAGGCCGAACGCCTGTCCAGGGCGGTGGCGCAGTGCGACGCCCTGATCACCACCGCGGCGCTGCCCGGGCGGCCGGCGCCGCGCATCATCGGCGCGGACATGATCGCGCGCATGAAACCCGGCGCGGTGGTCGTCGATATGGCGGCCGACAGCGGCGGCAATGTCGAAGGCACGGTGGCCGGCGACAAGGTGTGGATCAACGACGTACTCGTGATCGGCCCCACCAACATTCCCAGCCGCATGCCGGTGCACGCTTCGGAGATGCTCGCCAAGAACCTGTTCAACTTCATTTCGCCCTTCATCCGCGACGGCGCGCTGGCGCTCGACTGGGAAGACGAAGTGATTTCCGGCAGCTGCCTCACCCACGCGGGCGAAATCCGCCACCCCGGGGTGAAGCAGGCGCTCGGCCTGTAA
- the glcF gene encoding glycolate oxidase subunit GlcF, whose amino-acid sequence MQTRLADFIRDTADGREADAILRKCVHCGFCTATCPTYQLLGDELDGPRGRIYLIKQLLEGAEVTERTRLHLDRCLTCRACETTCPSGVHYSRLLDIGRGLVDQRVPRRGGDALMRLALREFVPRPKLFGLAMKAGQALRPLLPKTLQDKVPHLRPAGPRPAPRHARRVLALAGCVQPAMAPSINAAAARVLDALGISMVEAAGAGCCGAVRFHLDDHDGARADARRNIDAWWPAIEGGEVEAVVTTASGCGVQVKDYAHLLQQDGAYAAKALRVSALARDIGEVVAAEAPALQAALGARVQPKRALAWHAPCTLQHGLRIRGTVEALLAAAGFELTPVRDAHLCCGSAGTYSLLQSELAARLRTNKLDALEAGGAGLIASANIGCISHLQAGTATPVRHWIELIDARLNGLPD is encoded by the coding sequence CCTGCCCGACCTACCAGCTGCTCGGCGACGAACTCGACGGCCCGCGCGGGCGTATCTATCTGATCAAGCAGCTGCTCGAAGGCGCCGAGGTCACCGAGCGCACCCGGCTCCACCTCGACCGCTGCCTGACCTGCCGCGCCTGCGAGACCACCTGCCCCTCGGGCGTGCACTACAGCCGCCTGCTCGACATCGGCCGCGGCCTCGTCGATCAACGGGTGCCGCGCCGCGGTGGCGATGCGCTGATGCGCCTTGCCCTGCGCGAGTTCGTGCCGCGGCCGAAGCTGTTCGGGCTGGCGATGAAGGCTGGCCAGGCGTTGCGCCCGCTGCTGCCGAAAACGCTGCAGGACAAGGTCCCGCACCTGCGTCCGGCGGGCCCCCGGCCGGCGCCGCGCCACGCGCGCCGGGTGCTCGCGCTCGCCGGCTGCGTGCAGCCGGCGATGGCACCGTCGATCAACGCCGCCGCGGCGCGCGTGCTCGATGCGCTGGGAATCTCGATGGTGGAAGCGGCCGGTGCCGGGTGCTGCGGCGCGGTGCGCTTCCATCTCGACGACCACGACGGTGCGCGCGCCGACGCCAGGCGCAACATCGACGCCTGGTGGCCGGCGATCGAGGGCGGTGAGGTCGAAGCCGTCGTCACCACCGCCTCGGGCTGCGGCGTGCAGGTGAAGGATTACGCCCATCTGCTGCAACAGGACGGCGCTTACGCCGCCAAGGCGCTGCGGGTGAGCGCGCTGGCGCGCGACATCGGCGAAGTGGTGGCGGCCGAGGCCCCCGCGCTGCAAGCGGCGCTCGGCGCCCGCGTGCAGCCGAAACGCGCGCTCGCCTGGCACGCACCGTGCACCCTGCAGCATGGCTTGCGTATCCGCGGCACGGTGGAAGCCCTGCTCGCGGCAGCCGGATTCGAACTCACACCGGTGCGCGATGCCCACCTGTGCTGCGGCTCTGCAGGCACCTACTCGCTGCTCCAGTCCGAACTCGCCGCGCGCCTGCGCACGAACAAGCTCGACGCACTGGAGGCCGGTGGCGCCGGCCTGATCGCCTCGGCCAACATCGGCTGCATCAGCCACCTGCAGGCCGGGACCGCGACTCCGGTGCGGCACTGGATCGAGCTGATCGATGCGCGCCTGAACGGCCTGCCGGATTGA